The Leucobacter rhizosphaerae genome includes a region encoding these proteins:
- a CDS encoding peptidylprolyl isomerase, with product MTLHSSVATIHTNHGDIVINLFGDQAPKTVKNFVDLAEKGFYDGVIFHRIIPNFMIQGGDPTGTGTGGPGYTFDDEIHPELVFDKPYQLAMANAGKRPDLTGRLAGTNGSQFFITTIAPDWLNGKHSIFGEVADDDSKAVVDAISAVRTAGADRPVEDVVITGVDVVAA from the coding sequence ATGACTCTTCACAGCTCGGTAGCCACTATTCACACCAACCACGGCGACATCGTCATCAACCTCTTCGGCGATCAGGCCCCCAAGACGGTCAAGAACTTCGTCGACCTGGCGGAGAAGGGGTTCTACGACGGTGTGATCTTCCACCGGATCATCCCGAACTTCATGATCCAGGGCGGCGACCCGACGGGCACGGGCACGGGCGGCCCCGGCTACACCTTCGACGACGAGATCCACCCCGAGCTCGTCTTCGACAAGCCGTACCAGCTCGCCATGGCCAACGCGGGCAAGCGCCCCGACCTCACGGGCCGCCTCGCGGGCACCAACGGCTCGCAGTTCTTCATCACGACGATCGCGCCCGACTGGCTGAACGGCAAGCACTCGATCTTCGGCGAGGTCGCAGATGACGACTCGAAGGCCGTCGTCGACGCCATCTCCGCGGTGCGCACCGCCGGTGCCGATCGTCCCGTCGAGGACGTCGTGATCACCGGCGTCGACGTCGTCGCGGCCTAG
- a CDS encoding rhomboid family intramembrane serine protease, with protein MHSFTLCQRCGRTICAACQVASPVGVLCPECVRQTQPGAAQRTSRSMRVAGRRISALDTPVTYGIMAVSVLTFILQSLSHYFGADEVTRALWYAPLYSLPGSVLPEGAGFEPWRMVTVMFTHSTGFIFHILFNMLALWLFGRNLEQLIGRVQFLVLYLFAGVGGSLGVMFYAYIDPSTINVPTVGASGAIFGVLAATLVAFKAAQANITSLAVLIGINFAIGLIPGAAISWQAHLGGMIVGAITMWLMLGARGPRKRGRRILTLVAFGVILAVLACAYLIVLPGIFA; from the coding sequence GTGCACAGCTTCACGCTGTGCCAGCGCTGCGGGCGCACGATCTGCGCGGCATGCCAGGTCGCATCGCCCGTGGGTGTGCTGTGCCCGGAGTGCGTCCGTCAGACGCAGCCGGGCGCAGCACAGCGCACCTCGCGCTCGATGCGGGTCGCGGGGCGCCGGATCTCGGCGCTCGACACCCCGGTGACCTACGGGATCATGGCGGTGAGCGTGCTCACCTTTATCCTGCAGTCGCTCAGTCACTACTTCGGAGCGGACGAGGTGACGCGGGCGCTCTGGTACGCGCCGCTCTACTCGCTCCCCGGCTCCGTGCTGCCCGAGGGCGCCGGCTTCGAGCCGTGGCGCATGGTCACGGTGATGTTCACCCACTCCACGGGGTTCATCTTCCACATCCTCTTCAACATGCTCGCGCTGTGGTTGTTCGGCCGCAACCTCGAGCAGCTCATCGGCCGTGTGCAGTTCCTCGTGCTCTACCTGTTCGCCGGGGTCGGCGGCTCCCTCGGCGTCATGTTCTACGCCTACATCGACCCGAGCACCATCAACGTGCCGACCGTCGGGGCCTCGGGGGCGATCTTCGGGGTGCTGGCCGCCACACTCGTCGCGTTCAAGGCGGCGCAGGCGAACATCACGTCCCTCGCCGTGCTGATCGGCATCAACTTCGCGATCGGGCTGATCCCCGGGGCGGCGATCTCGTGGCAGGCGCACCTCGGCGGCATGATCGTCGGTGCGATCACCATGTGGCTGATGCTCGGCGCCCGCGGTCCGCGCAAGCGCGGGCGGCGGATCCTCACGCTCGTGGCGTTCGGCGTGATCCTCGCCGTGCTCGCGTGCGCGTACCTGATCGTGCTCCCAGGCATCTTCGCCTAG
- a CDS encoding cell division protein CrgA: MAAAGKDVSKRKSAEVSLNREEAAAARKNAPNPVWFKPVMFGFMLLGLIWIVLYYVTSAGLQLPVPALGQANIFVGFGLVLVGFLMTPWWK, encoded by the coding sequence ATGGCAGCAGCAGGTAAAGACGTGAGCAAGCGCAAGTCGGCGGAGGTGTCGCTGAACCGCGAGGAAGCGGCGGCGGCGCGCAAGAACGCCCCGAACCCCGTGTGGTTCAAGCCCGTGATGTTCGGCTTCATGCTGCTCGGACTGATCTGGATCGTGCTCTACTACGTCACCAGCGCCGGGTTGCAGCTGCCCGTCCCGGCACTCGGCCAGGCCAACATCTTCGTCGGCTTCGGGCTCGTGCTCGTGGGGTTCCTCATGACCCCGTGGTGGAAGTAG
- a CDS encoding class E sortase encodes MVDTREAPRRRRRARLSPLTVIGELLLIGGVGVLGYIVWQPWHTGVTVTAKQVELSASDSARWEAAETETVPWDGTIPVTAQPQPAEVFAVLHAPAFGTTYANRVAETTDWWSVLNLDEKGIGRYEMTQLPGEVGNMALAGHRSGPLINSFREVMNLRVGDPMFVETADGWYTYRFRSIEYVLPNETDVLNPFPRLEGEPGQDRILTLTTCHPKMAGSDERAIAYSVFENFQPRSAGPPAELVELNPTMENTQAARGDAS; translated from the coding sequence ATGGTCGATACTCGCGAGGCACCTCGGAGGCGCCGCCGAGCCCGGCTGAGTCCGCTCACCGTCATCGGAGAGCTCCTGCTCATCGGCGGCGTCGGGGTGCTCGGCTACATCGTCTGGCAGCCCTGGCACACCGGGGTGACGGTGACCGCGAAGCAGGTCGAGCTGTCGGCGTCGGATTCGGCGCGCTGGGAAGCAGCCGAGACCGAGACCGTTCCCTGGGACGGCACGATCCCCGTGACCGCCCAGCCCCAGCCCGCCGAGGTCTTCGCCGTGCTCCACGCCCCGGCGTTCGGCACCACCTACGCCAACCGCGTCGCCGAGACGACCGACTGGTGGAGTGTGCTGAACCTCGACGAGAAGGGGATCGGCCGGTACGAGATGACCCAGCTCCCCGGCGAGGTCGGCAACATGGCGCTCGCGGGGCACCGCTCGGGGCCGCTCATCAACTCGTTCCGCGAGGTGATGAACCTGCGGGTGGGCGATCCCATGTTCGTCGAGACCGCGGACGGCTGGTACACCTACCGCTTCCGGTCCATCGAGTACGTGCTGCCGAATGAGACGGACGTGCTGAATCCGTTCCCGCGGCTCGAGGGTGAGCCCGGGCAGGATCGGATCCTGACGCTCACCACCTGCCACCCCAAGATGGCGGGCAGCGACGAGCGCGCGATCGCCTACTCCGTCTTCGAGAACTTCCAGCCGCGCAGCGCCGGCCCCCCGGCCGAGCTCGTGGAGCTGAACCCGACGATGGAGAACACCCAGGCAGCGAGAGGGGACGCGAGCTGA
- a CDS encoding anthranilate synthase component II, whose amino-acid sequence MTNILVIDNYDSFVYTLNGYLQQLGATTRVIRNDEVSTGELEQLVAEVDGVLISPGPGTPTDAGVSIAMVGIALRTGVPLLGVCLGHQAIAEALGGVVTHADELMHGKVSRVRHSGDGFFRGVSPEFNATRYHSLAVVRDTVPESLTITAETESGIVMAVRHRELPIYGVQYHPESVLTEGGYQQLGNWLAVAGLANAAEVAASLSPLLVREQS is encoded by the coding sequence ATGACGAACATCCTGGTGATCGACAACTACGACAGTTTCGTCTACACCCTCAACGGCTACCTGCAGCAGCTCGGCGCCACCACCCGGGTGATCCGGAACGACGAGGTCTCCACCGGAGAGCTCGAGCAGCTCGTCGCGGAGGTCGATGGCGTGCTCATCTCCCCGGGACCCGGCACCCCCACTGACGCCGGGGTGTCGATCGCCATGGTCGGGATCGCCCTGCGCACCGGGGTGCCGCTCCTCGGCGTCTGCCTCGGGCACCAGGCGATCGCCGAGGCGCTCGGTGGTGTGGTCACCCACGCCGACGAGCTCATGCACGGCAAGGTGTCGCGCGTGCGGCACTCGGGCGACGGGTTCTTCCGCGGCGTCTCGCCGGAGTTCAACGCGACGCGGTACCACTCGCTCGCGGTGGTGCGCGACACGGTGCCGGAGTCGCTCACGATCACCGCCGAGACGGAGAGCGGCATCGTCATGGCGGTGCGTCACCGGGAGCTGCCCATCTACGGTGTGCAGTACCACCCGGAGTCGGTGCTCACCGAGGGCGGGTACCAGCAGCTCGGCAACTGGCTGGCCGTGGCCGGCCTCGCGAACGCCGCCGAGGTCGCGGCGTCGCTGTCGCCGCTCCTGGTGCGCGAGCAGTCCTAG